In Naumovozyma castellii chromosome 1, complete genome, one DNA window encodes the following:
- the NCAS0A05420 gene encoding uncharacterized protein, which translates to MNILIVPGCLWILFSSLAAINKYFSFKFHKNTFPFTLFILTLNMVVLVATAYLLPFDLFHTANLNSDSNSSNSTIPIVANDTMTNIQKRDLTNIIQEQQEQPSSIKYIWYSIYWIQFVLCWLIIPVLISYISLKYELPRGKVRERMSKAIFQNVKFYSLCLVGIVIGIIYLVTSTGHSIRDFKPLLISLAHLYSLSYTLILLSTGLIIFPRDLLSKARSPTLESNNKLFVELSKVNDDLNDSQLNILDNASKILNSNELTNGDVTFNELLNECKLEIQTKLSEIKISPTITNPIGTSSPINTLSKLNKNYNKFIVHYYNFIYNKTHSDEIIHTLAQSHKPSSELFKRVTLTILGLLSFILSLLILFLEIIPTKWAHGWIFLGNHWYNFALEFIILHYNTMTSLYSMSKFKFISFHLIPSGQSNPSNALYYSLYSSRLLFPLCFNLMVLIPSAGTGLQTSFETTLYNDLELIPLVHFLNKYLPMIFMILIPVSYKYDLKQKILLKVLGEEYYYQFFGMMMYEPTATNLNGNNNSNDLSPLNPGINNRSRIDDDYEYSLQDGRYLFERVSGNFNLENTTPTTTTTTNNNNNNGSYV; encoded by the coding sequence ATGAACATCCTTATCGTCCCAGGATGTCTCTGGATCCTCTTCTCTTCACTAGCCGCTATAAACAAGtatttctctttcaaatttcataaGAATACCTTTCCATTCACTCTATTTATCCTGACTTTGAATATGGTAGTTTTAGTAGCAACAGCTTATTTGCTCCCCTTCGACTTATTTCATACAGCAAACTTAAATTCTGActctaattcttcaaattcaaccATACCCATTGTGGCAAATGATACAATgacaaatattcaaaagagAGACTTGACCAATATCattcaagaacaacaagagCAACCCTCAtcaatcaaatatatttggtACTCCATATACTGGATTCAATTCGTTCTATGTTGGCTTATAATACCAGTATTAATATCATATATTTCACTAAAATATGAATTACCAAGGGGAAAAGTAAGGGAACGTATGTCCAAGgccattttccaaaatgttaaattttACTCTCTATGTCTCGTTGGAATTGTCATCGGAATCATTTATTTGGTGACAAGTACAGGTCATAGTATTAGAGATTTTAAACCTTTATTGATATCATTGGCTCATTTATATTCATTGAGTTATACtttgattttattatcTACGGGATTAATCATTTTCCCAAGAGATTTATTATCCAAGGCAAGATCCCCCACTTTGgaatctaataataaattattcgTGGAATTAAGTAAAGTgaatgatgatttgaaCGATTctcaattaaatatattggaTAATGCCTCcaagatattaaattcaaatgaattgaCCAATGGAGACGTcacatttaatgaattgttAAATGAATgtaaattggaaatacAAACTAAATTAAGTGAGATAAAGATATCTCCAACAATAACAAACCCAATTGGCACATCATCGCCCATTAATACTTTATCCAAACTAAACAAGAATTACAACAAATTCATCGTTCATTACtataatttcatttataaTAAGACTCACTCAGATGAAATCATTCATACATTGGCTCAATCACATAAACCATCAAGCGAACTATTCAAGAGAGTGACATTAACCATTCTGGGATTACTTTCATTCATCTTATCACTTTTAATcttatttttggaaatcatACCGACGAAATGGGCTCATGGTTGGATCTTCTTGGGGAACCATTGGTATAATTTTGCATTAGAATTCATAATACTTCATTATAATACAATGACGtcattatattcaatgagtaaatttaaatttattagttTCCATTTAATTCCAAGTGGTCAAAGTAACCCATCAAATGCATtatattattcattatattctaGTAGATTATTGTTCCCATtatgtttcaatttaatgGTTTTAATTCCATCAGCGGGGACAGGATTGCAAACTTCGTTCGAGACAACATTATAcaatgatttggaattgattCCATTGGTTCATTTCCTTAATAAATACTTACCAATGATCTTTATGATCTTAATCCCAGTGAGTTATAAATatgatttgaaacaaaaaatacTGTTGAAAGTGTTAGGGGAAGAATACTATTACCAATTCTTTGGTATGATGATGTATGAGCCTACTGCAACGAACCTAAATGGGAATAACAATAGTAATGACTTGAGTCCATTGAATCCTGGTATTAATAATAGATCAAgaattgatgatgattatgaatATTCTTTGCAAGATGGTAGATACCTTTTCGAAAGGGTCTCtggaaatttcaatctAGAAAATACTACTCcaaccaccaccaccactaccaataataataataataatggttcCTACGTGTAA
- the PPG1 gene encoding putative serine/threonine-protein kinase PPG1 (ancestral locus Anc_6.342): MELDKCLERLYKGELLPEVTIRALCFKLREMLVKESNVIHISTPVTVVGDMHGQFHDMLEIFQIGGPLPDTNYLFLGDYVDRGLYSVETIMLLIVLKLRYPSRIHLLRGNHESRQITQSYGFYTECLNKYGGGSKVWNYLTDLFDYLVLCCIIDDEIFCVHGGLSPNVQTIDQIKIIDRFREIPHDGAMADLVWSDPEENNLTQALENRDTFFTDSSQHFQVSPRGAGYTFGRSVVEKFLYSNDMARIYRAHQLCNEGYQIYFDGLVTTVWSAPNYCYRCGNKASILELYSKDNFYFNVFTEAPENKELNNNVTSNSVTNKVISEYFEDEQVEGSSIESDVFSDAYQAKYASTRKVEYFL; this comes from the coding sequence ATGGAATTGGACAAGTGTTTGGAAAGGCTCTATAAGGGCGAATTACTTCCAGAGGTAACAATCAGAGCACTTTGTTTTAAATTAAGGGAGATGTTGGTGAAGGAGTCCAACGTGATCCACATTAGTACACCAGTCACAGTAGTAGGAGATATGCATGGCCAATTTCACGATATGTTggaaatctttcaaattggagGGCCTCTTCCTGATACAAACTACCTGTTTCTCGGTGACTACGTGGATAGAGGTTTATATAGTGTCGAAACGATCATGTTGCTAATAGTGTTAAAACTAAGATATCCTAGTAGAATACATCTACTAAGAGGGAATCATGAATCGCGACAGATCACTCAAAGCTATGGATTTTATACTGAATGTTTGAATAAATATGGAGGTGGTTCCAAAGTGTGGAACTATTTAACCGATTTGTTTGATTATTTGGTTCTCTGTTGCATAatagatgatgaaatattttgtgTCCATGGTGGTCTCTCGCCAAACGTACAAACTATTGATCAGATAAAAATTATAGATAGATTTCGAGAAATTCCTCATGATGGTGCTATGGCGGATTTGGTTTGGTCAGATCCTGAGGAGAATAACCTTACACAGGCTCTCGAAAATAGAGATACGTTCTTTACTGATTCCTCTCAACATTTCCAAGTATCACCTAGAGGAGCAGGCTACACATTCGGTAGAAGTGTCGTGGAGAAATTCTTATATTCCAACGATATGGCTAGGATTTATAGAGCTCACCAGCTTTGCAACGAAGGctatcaaatatattttgatgGATTAGTCACGACCGTATGGTCGGCACCGAATTACTGCTACAGATGTGGGAATAAGGCATCTATCTTGGAACTCTATTCAAAGGATAATTTTTACTTTAACGTCTTCACAGAGGCTCCTGAAAACAAGGAATTGAATAACAACGTGACAAGTAACTCTGTTACCAACAAGGTCATCTCAGAATATTTTGAGGATGAACAAGTTGAAGGTTCCTCGATAGAATCGGACGTGTTTTCTGATGCATATCAAGCCAAATATGCATCAACTAGGAAAGTCGAGTACTTTTTATAG
- the SSK2 gene encoding mitogen-activated protein kinase kinase kinase SSK2 (ancestral locus Anc_6.341) has translation MVKVDARVTIKDDNLLTDQKLKDKDGQPISRNLRNRSHSIGMGISTSEAPNSINRNIEGLRPKPFMRSAHSTGVVPQVPTYKSSTKNISSSNTGVDNSSSGSTRRSSIRSNSPNKHRMEDHEGKISSIDSVVSTPTLVVSPELASLSTLSSATVSSTQLHSNKPSSKANHHSSSITSLQDTSTPSSSTRSINRTNTSSSISSRTFKKQYVLNEKIYLAKLKNNIPDDYYTRGIVPSTLEDYDDVEDDLGSDIDESIVKADFNDGGFGLNSINGNAENLVTMSSKFLLNRLQWLNETQSLENNLGKITSSNDIMALEALFPKLLQNSAILERIEWQTMLSNVLNGDIVKSEKTKIAKENKTPGLNTQYSDSIWLELKAWMNGRTVDDQRKSLILLRANSDTFFQEVLSFHVADDLDPDEAADLVRATLDNYDKITSFWPNMKQLYQEKPIANTDAFKNRIEAMTNWLSFKDNFNDKIHYLDKWMGMGVDESLLTRDVLEDPTALLENTRSFVEQIMTEKDIEAVFQKKIFFPLAPWLLKAKMFYMWSGKTMDELNLVYTREELRILLMFPTKLIKVIVMIRLEYAKKLENPTMMMIDQMLDDFSSYIRLCVNLEYTVKRYCMGWPLIIKEDPHFNQTVIDAVQYLFRLLNMKLLDSNSTFMKTSKAPEMLLKYWDELKNVGSYIEGAGKLIATEFNKLTLRLLQKVQSYIIQQQNNPPMLNSTKEAEKWLMNLFESVGSIKRKLNRFTNIQTKALQNSVNFDVHDHEFLLESLRQSDHFLLYTGGELEESGIYLFASPELLGCDEEQILRILRGSDIGCDLLPKLEIKNSLTVYIANENHIDVNSTMVQKMGKNGIPFYYVENNGSSLHSSPTQNFQESSIDPIDYHLKSENELSDLEKKLQSLGYIVAVCPTEPILWNGKMYNINQNGGISLSDVNLDPLENSMTLLGQGSCYALEYQRERFQATVGDSVSSINKCCSVKEVEMLLQRIKKCSFRCTYNVLNNYEKIVTTFKKACPANDDLTNGIFIFTRDFGWNFLRTNAATWEKRSLIILLMVRLTIDWLSFLIDDCDPTDKRTFRWCVTAMEFSMKITNRWNILSLDETQFLMLKQKIAACMSLLILHFDVMGARADELEKRYVQVKSNVGLEDDFNADLVLEINSNLRMEKLNELENHLRNNSYQVGKILDDNDKKNKFLSSLASSVSNVSIRWQKRKFVGGGTFGEVYSAVNLDTGEVLAVKEIKIQDSKSMEKIFPSIKEEMNVLEMLSHPNIVQYYGVEVHRDRVNIFMEYCEGGSLASLLEHGRIEDEMVTQVYTLQLLEGLAYLHESGIVHRDIKPENILLDFNGIIKYVDFGAARKIAKNGTRVVTREMPDENDDENGKVVGRNNFNDIIGTPMYMAPEAITGSPKKGHLGADDIWALGCVVLEMITGKRPWANLDNEWAIMYHVAAGQIPQLPTNDEVSPAGMHFLKRCLKQNPAQRASAVELLMDPWIIEIRDLAFASDEQNTPPT, from the coding sequence ATGGTGAAAGTTGATGCCAGAGTGACCATAAAGGATGATAATCTTCTCACAGATCAAAAACTTAAAGATAAAGATGGGCAACCAATATCTCGTAACTTACGCAATCGGTCTCATTCAATAGGAATGGGAATCTCCACTTCCGAAGCACCGAATAGCATAAATAGAAACATTGAAGGCTTAAGACCTAAACCATTCATGAGAAGTGCTCATTCTACAGGAGTTGTGCCGCAAGTCCCAACCTATAAATCCTCGACAAAGAACATATCATCTTCGAATACGGGAGTAGACAACTCCTCATCTGGATCCACCAGACGCTCGTCAATACGAAGCAATTCTCCGAACAAACACAGAATGGAAGATCATGAAGGtaaaatatcttcaataGATTCTGTAGTATCGACACCGACACTGGTTGTTTCGCCAGAGTTAGCATCTTTGAGTACACTGAGCAGCGCTACCGTCTCATCTACTCAATTGCATTCCAACAAACCTAGTTCGAAGGCAAACCAtcattcatcatcaattacAAGTCTGCAAGATACATCGACACCCAGTAGCTCGACAAGATCGATTAATAGAACCAAtacttcatcttcaatcaGTTCGCGAACTTTTAAGAAACAGTACGTTCTCAATgagaaaatttatttagCTAAGTTAAAAAATAACATTCCTGATGACTATTATACTCGTGGGATTGTACCGTCCACCCTAGAGGATTATGATGAcgttgaagatgatttagGGAGTGACATTGACGAATCAATTGTTAAGGCGGACTTTAATGATGGTGGATTTGGATTAAATTCCATAAATGGAAATGCTGAAAATCTGGTCACTATGAGCTCAAAATTTCTGCTCAATCGACTGCAGTGGTTAAATGAAACTCAGTCTCTTGAGAATAATCTTGGGAAGATTACATCCAGTAATGATATAATGGCACTTGAAGCcttatttccaaaattgttACAAAATTCCGCTATTTTAGAGAGAATTGAATGGCAGACTATGCTTTCAAATGTATTAAATGGTGATATTGTGAAAAGCGAAAAGACAAAGATTgcaaaggaaaataaaacgCCAGGTTTGAATACACAATATTCTGATTCTATTTGGCTCGAGTTGAAAGCTTGGATGAATGGCAGAACTGTTGATGATCAAAGaaaatcattaattctGCTAAGAGCAAATAGCGATactttttttcaagaagtTTTAAGTTTTCATGTAGCTGACGATCTTGATCCTGATGAAGCTGCAGACTTAGTTCGAGCAACACTTGATAATTATGATAAAATAACATCTTTTTGGCCTAATATGAAGCAACTTTACCAGGAAAAACCAATTGCAAATACAGATGCATTTAAAAATAGGATTGAGGCTATGACAAACTGGTTAAGCTTTAAAGACAACTTTAACGATaagattcattatttggataaatGGATGGGTATGGGGGTTGATGAATCTCTACTTACAAGGGACGTTCTTGAAGATCCAACAGCGCTGCTTGAAAATACGAGATCATTTGTGGAACAGATAATGACGGAAAAGGATATTGAGGCTGTTTTccagaaaaaaatatttttcccACTAGCACCATGGCTATTGAAAGCCAAAATGTTTTATATGTGGTCTGGAAAAACCatggatgaattaaatCTTGTATACACCAGGGAAGaattaagaatattattgatgTTCCCAACAAAACTAATCAAAGTCATTGTGATGATCAGACTAGAGTATGCAAAGAAGCTAGAGAATCCaacaatgatgatgatcgACCAAATGTTAGATGACTTTAGTTCTTATATCCGTCTCTGTGTTAATTTGGAGTATACTGTTAAAAGATATTGCATGGGATGGCCCCTGATCATAAAAGAGGACCCTCATTTTAACCAAACTGTCATTGATGCCGTCCAATATTTATTCAGATTActaaatatgaaattattggacAGCAACTCAACATTTATGAAAACATCTAAGGCTCCTGAAATGTTACTAAAGTATTGggatgaattaaaaaaCGTAGGCTCTTACATTGAAGGTGCAGGAAAACTTATTGCCACTGAATTTAACAAGTTAACGTTACGATTATTACAGAAAGTTCAAAGTTATAtaatacaacaacaaaacaacCCACCGATGCTCAATAGTACGAAAGAAGCTGAAAAATGGTTGATGAACCTTTTTGAAAGCGTAGGTTCTATAAAGAGAAAACTGAATAGATTTACGAATATTCAAACTAAGGCACTTCAGAATTCAGTTAATTTTGACGTACACGATCATGAATTCTTATTAGAAAGTCTTCGCCAGTCCGATCATTTTTTACTTTATACTGGAGGTGAGTTGGAAGAGAGTGGTATTTACCTATTTGCAAGTCCCGAATTACTTGGATGTGATGAAGAACAAATTCTTAGGATTTTACGAGGATCAGATATTGGTTGCGATTTACTCCCTAAATTAGAAATCAAGAATAGTTTGACCGTCTATATTGCTAATGAAAATCACATAGATGTTAATTCTACGATGGTTCAGAAAATGGGGAAGAATGGTATTCCTTTCTATTACGTTGAAAATAACGGCTCATCTCTCCATTCAAGCCCAACTCAAAACTTTCAGGAATCATCGATAGACCCAATAGATTACCATTTGAAAAGTGAAAATGAACTTTCagatttagaaaagaaattacaaTCTTTAGGGTATATAGTTGCAGTTTGTCCAACAGAACCAATATTATGGAATGGAAAAATGTACAATATAAACCAAAACGGTGGAATTAGTCTTTCTGATGTAAACTTAGATCCATTAGAAAATTCGATGACTTTGCTCGGACAAGGATCATGCTACGCGCTTGAATACCAAAGAGAAAGATTCCAAGCCACGGTGGGTGACTCGGTTTCTTCAATCAACAAATGTTGTTCGGTTAAAGAGGTAGAGATGCTTTtacaaagaataaaaaaatgttCCTTCCGCTGTACCTATAATGTTCTCAACAATTATGAGAAAATTGTAACTACTTTTAAGAAGGCATGCCCTGCAAATGACGATCTTACAAATGGgattttcatttttacaAGAGACTTTGGATGGAACTTTCTTCGAACCAATGCTGCAACCTGGGAAAAGAGGTCtttgattattttattaatggTTAGATTAACGATCGATTGGCTGTCCTTCCTAATAGATGATTGTGATCCGACTGACAAAAGAACGTTTAGGTGGTGTGTCACTGCAATGGAATTTTCTATGAAGATAACAAATCgttggaatattttgagTTTAGATGAAACGCAATTTTTAATGTTGAAACAGAAGATTGCGGCTTGTATGTCTTTGCTGATTCTGCATTTCGATGTCATGGGTGCGAGAGCTGATGAACTTGAAAAGAGATATGTTCAAGTAAAATCAAACGTAGGCTTAGAAGATGACTTTAATGCAGATTTAGTGCTAGAGATAAACTCAAACCTGCGAATGGAGAAACTAAATGAATTGGAGAatcatttaagaaataattcGTATCAAGTTGGTAAAATTTTGGATGATAATGAcaagaaaaacaaattcTTATCATCACTTGCTTCATCCGTATCCAACGTTTCGATAAGGTGgcaaaagagaaaatttGTTGGTGGAGGTACATTTGGTGAAGTTTATTCTGCAGTTAACTTAGATACTGGTGAAGTATTAGCTGTTAAGGAAATCAAGATTCAAGATAGTAAGAGTATGGAAAAGATTTTCCCATCTATTAAGGAAGAAATGAATGTATTAGAGATGCTAAGTCATCCAAACATTGTCCAGTATTATGGTGTGGAAGTGCATAGAGATAGagtaaatatattcatgGAATATTGTGAAGGTGGTTCCCTTGCAAGTCTATTGGAACATGGTCGAATAGAAGACGAGATGGTGACCCAGGTTTATACTTTACAATTGTTAGAAGGTTTGGCATACTTACATGAATCTGGTATTGTGCATCGTGATATTAAACCAGAGAATATTCTTTTGGATTTTAATGGGATCATCAAGTATGTTGACTTCGGCGCCGCTAGAAAGATTGCTAAGAATGGGACGAGAGTAGTCACAAGGGAAATGcctgatgaaaatgatgatgaaaatggaaaagtTGTTGGTCGGAATAATTTC
- the ABZ1 gene encoding 4-amino-4-deoxychorismate synthase (ancestral locus Anc_6.344): MAILNVLFVDSYDSFTYNLVRLIEQQQIEDGPDEEISTHVTTIHNDTFKTKDQLRDYLKYFDCVVVGPGPGNPVNGSQDVGIISSLFEDNEFKDIPILGVCLGFQALCYSQGALVSELNTIKHGQVYEMTVERKEGLFKGYPEVFNSVRYHSLHVSDPPSSVIPLAYTNDENGRLLMAARIQNTPWYGVQYHPESCCSDSGALLIQNFLSLAQESNMTTGRLIKKIELKEIDPIRFDSILSNLENKIDHSCIYDKQNVIQAKKLIPKIQKFEVGHNADFTLKLCDKIDAHKFIMASSSISPNRGEWSIITLPSDSSSVFTHYNDLQKTTIHKWRDPLLNVETLRTGLETLQPFADPVLKIVNEEKSEFWNRLGEFMKPYLIEEYPELPFIGGLVGIFGYEMGLYVTTNRLSNDMGNIPDSKLVFIENSILINHQKGVLYTVSLNNTFPEEILSLLGDNDKMENLENSTLPWSKTLPNDVNFEIVMPEKKDYTTAFYKCQEYMHKGDSYEICLTTQTKVTPDKKIEPWRIFQTLVQRNPAPFSSYFEFDDIIGGTNVLSLLSTSPERFLKWDRDTCELRPIKGTVRKSETMTVEKATEILKTPKEFGENLMILDLIRNDLYELIPDVHVKEFMSVEEYATVYQLVSVIKAYGISSSKYSGMDILKHSLPPGSMTGAPKKITVELLQEEIEKDLNKHVYNSNRGIYSGVSGYWSANGNGDWSVNIRCMYSYNSGSSWQLGAGGAITVLSTLEGELDEMYTKLESALQVFAK; this comes from the coding sequence ATGGCAATATTGAATGTCTTATTCGTCGACTCATATGACTCTTTTACTTATAATTTGGTAAGGTTAATTGAGCAACAACAGATCGAGGACGGACCTGATGAGGAGATCTCGACGCATGTGACTACCATCCATAACGATACGTTCAAGACTAAGGATCAATTACGAGATtacttgaaatattttgacTGTGTGGTGGTAGGTCCTGGACCGGGAAATCCCGTGAATGGGTCCCAGGACGTAGGAATAATATCATCTCTGTTCGAAGACAATGAGTTTAAAGATATTCCTATTCTTGGTGTCTGTCTAGGATTTCAAGCTCTATGCTATTCTCAAGGTGCATTAGTGTCTGAATTGAATACGATAAAACATGGTCAGGTTTATGAAATGACGGTGGAACGAAAGGAGGGTCTATTTAAAGGATATCCAGAAGTATTCAACTCCGTTAGATATCATTCGTTGCATGTAAGTGATCCACCTTCTTCTGTTATTCCATTGGCATACACTAACGATGAAAATGGGAGATTATTGATGGCGGCTCGCATTCAAAATACACCATGGTATGGTGTACAATACCACCCAGAATCATGTTGTTCAGATAGTGGTGCGCTACTCATTCAGAATTTTCTAAGTTTGGCACAGGAAAGTAACATGACTACAGGACGTTTGATTAAGAAAATAGAGCTCAAGGAAATAGACCCAATTCGATTTGATTCCATTTTATccaatcttgaaaataaaattgatcATAGTTGTATCTACGACAAACAAAATGTTATACAAgcaaaaaaattgatacCCAAGATACAAAAATTTGAAGTGGGGCATAACGCTGATTTCACTTTGAAATTATGTGACAAGATTGATGCTCATAAATTTATAATGGCTTCATCCTCGATCTCTCCTAATCGTGGGGAATGGTCCATTATAACTTTGCCATCAGATAGCTCTAGCGTATTTACACATTATAATGACCTTCAAAAAACAACGATTCATAAATGGAGGGATCCACTTTTGAATGTTGAAACCCTGAGAACTGGTTTAGAGACTTTACAACCCTTTGCTGATCCTGTACTAAAAATTGTGAATGAAGAGAAATCTGAATTTTGGAATAGATTAGGGGAATTTATGAAACCATACTTGATTGAAGAATATCCTGAGCTTCCATTTATCGGTGGTTTAGTCGGTATATTTGGATATGAGATGGGGTTATATGTAACCACAAACAGATTATCAAATGACATGGGAAATATACCGGATTCCAAGCTGgtatttattgaaaacagcattttgataaatcatcaaaaaGGTGTCCTTTACACTgtatcattaaataatacGTTCCctgaagaaatattatcattgCTGGGCGACAATGACAAAATGGAAAACTTAGAGAATTCTACTCTTCCCTGGAGTAAAACTCTTCCAAATGATGTCAATTTTGAGATTGTAATGCCTGAGAAGAAGGACTATACGACTGCGTTTTACAAATGTCAGGAATATATGCATAAGGGAGATTCATATGAAATTTGTCTCACTACACAAACCAAAGTCACACCTGACAAAAAAATAGAGCCATGGAGGATCTTCCAAACTTTAGTACAGAGAAACCCTGCACCATTTTCCAGTTATTTTGAATTCGATGATATCATCGGTGGAACAAACGTGCTTAGCTTATTGAGCACATCTCCAGAAAGGTTCTTGAAATGGGATCGGGATACTTGTGAATTACGTCCCATCAAGGGAACCGTAAGGAAAAGTGAAACAATGACTGTAGAGAAGGCCActgaaatattaaagaCCCCCAAAGAATTTGGagaaaatttaatgattctTGACTTAATTAGAAATGATCTCTATGAATTGATTCCCGATGTTCATGTGAAGGAATTCATGTCTGTGGAGGAATATGCCACCGTTTACCAATTAGTCAGTGTCATTAAAGCATATGGTATTTCATCCAGCAAATATTCGGGAATGGACATCTTGAAGCATTCATTACCACCTGGTTCCATGACGGGTGCTCCCAAGAAGATAACTGTGGAGCTGTtgcaagaagaaattgagaaaGATCTAAACAAGCATGTCTACAACAGCAATAGGGGGATATATAGTGGTGTCTCAGGTTACTGGTCTGCAAATGGGAATGGTGATTGGTCTGTTAATATACGTTGCATGTACTCCTACAATAGTGGATCATCGTGGCAATTAGGGGCTGGTGGTGCTATAACTGTACTCAGCACTCTAGAGGGCGAACTGGATGAGATGTAcaccaaattggaaagcGCATTACAAGTCTTTGCCAAGTGA
- the SOL1 gene encoding Sol1p (ancestral locus Anc_6.345) has protein sequence MTTTVPKIFAFHEFSGVAEAVADYVVHAQNVALTEKVKERKQSTSNGANGHGESKELGRVNSTKSVSSSRDSTKKINRRKERRFKIALSGGSLIQVLHEGLLKRTDVHWNKWDIYFADERLVPFESSESNYGQAKRKILDQIDTEKYGSPNVYHIDENLIDDPQECADSYEKVLIKGFAGRDSVKLPMFDLFLLGCAPDGHIASLFPNFQENLREKLAWVVPVVNAPSGPSTRISLTIPVICHSHRVTFVVEGATKAPVIKTIMERPEKGLPSSIVNEGAAGRVSWFVDDDALTDVFVTKKKYKFHDPVELHFDNE, from the coding sequence ATGACTACCACGGTACCTAAGATCTTTGCATTCCATGAGTTTTCCGGTGTTGCAGAAGCTGTAGCAGATTATGTGGTTCATGCTCAAAATGTTGCACTAACAGAAAAGGTTAAAGAGAGGAAACAATCTACTTCCAATGGGGCCAATGGGCATGGAGAAAGTAAAGAGTTGGGACGTGTCAATTCTACCAAGAGCGTATCGTCTTCCAGAGATTCTACAAAGAAGATTAATAGGAGAAAGGAACGAAGGTTCAAGATTGCCTTATCAGGTGGTTCCTTAATTCAAGTCTTGCACGAGggtttattgaaaagaacGGATGTTCATTGGAATAAATGGGATATTTATTTTGCCGATGAGAGGTTAGTTCCATTTGAATCTTCCGAAAGTAATTATGGTCAAGCCAAACGGAAAATTCTTGATCAAATTGACACTGAGAAATATGGATCTCCCAATGTTTATCACATTGAcgaaaatttaattgatgatCCTCAAGAATGTGCAGATAGTTATGAAAAAGTCTTGATCAAAGGTTTTGCTGGTAGAGATTCTGTTAAATTACCAATGTTTgatttattcttattagGTTGTGCACCAGATGGTCACATTGCATCGTTATTCCCtaatttccaagaaaatttaCGTGAAAAATTAGCATGGGTGGTCCCCGTGGTGAATGCCCCAAGTGGACCATCTACTAGAATATCGTTAACCATTCCTGTAATTTGTCACTCTCACAGGGTGACATTTGTAGTGGAAGGTGCCACAAAGGCACCTGTCATTAAGACTATCATGGAAAGACCAGAGAAGGGGTTGCCCAGTAGTATTGTTAATGAAGGTGCTGCAGGGCGTGTTTCATGGTttgttgatgatgacgCCTTGACGGATGTCTTTGttacaaagaagaaatataaaTTCCATGATCCCGTTGAGTTAcattttgataatgaataa
- the HUB1 gene encoding ubiquitin-like protein HUB1 (ancestral locus Anc_6.343) translates to MIEVLVNDRLGKKIKVKCLGEDSVGDFKKVLSIQLGTQPNKIVLQKGGNVLKDHITLEDYEIHDNTNLELYYL, encoded by the coding sequence ATGATTGAAGTACTTGTGAATGATAGATTGGGAAAGAAGATTAAAGTGAAGTGTCTTGGCGAAGATTCGGTAGGAGATTTTAAGAAAGTGCTTTCCATCCAATTGGGAACCCAACCAAATAAGATTGTCCTCCAGAAAGGGGGTAATGTACTAAAAGATCATATAACACTCGAAGACTACGAAATTCACGATAATACAAACTTAGAGCTGTATTACCTTTAA